The proteins below come from a single Etheostoma spectabile isolate EspeVRDwgs_2016 chromosome 4, UIUC_Espe_1.0, whole genome shotgun sequence genomic window:
- the fgd5b gene encoding FYVE, RhoGEF and PH domain-containing protein 5b isoform X3, producing the protein MNTDCTKPSVAPKPRFVCHDSLKLSSSLMSAARGPKPSIAPKPKVTPELNDTQGVCINGNLLNSDGEVDEEYEAENGLKKDKQFNSYILKSPQQDAQGTKDEEVMEEEKEEEEDIIQKMDDDWRLTDSALTEEVDSLETFWVSDAGLTADSEDVVEMVDTDAKVDMDAEGCDGGEALADTDGLSVGDFSVNSIDEEAGCYFAENRHIRQMQEKLQIKEDETGDCTADDLSESLTDEPGVLSNENMEDTDQKHVFQTDGEEKEEESASDCGITCNILKFRCGHNIKEKGENLQNISFYDFIPEDQKQIERHIAVVDDPTHEPYYVSSEDIINREMMPRNNTAHGQPQSPLLSLNISGLSDGKYEETAENGQTQCVSSEDYVRVGNSLEYSSYNSYENKVRPHQKSTEEPKAQTAEVLLNHVDCQPRFRLVSISVPTDTDNSLTSSLSECQLLSPSDSDVFEEDLDGHIVPFLDDTTDTEHDISDEHVYEEPGHSSEGENVFPFHKRTTEMRSSSQLYRINNNVADIGVQFIQRPYMSGFGQPALSSSPMLSSMRHKSYGKPHYLSLYPRSLSMEGHDMPLGVYSYMDGSPRQGGAICSSGSFSRCSPLLSSGLSTPTSAVDIPPPFELAYITKRPITKSSPSLLIEGDLSEKNRKKKSSIKRFLMLKFRRKTESKPVVDVNPSLIKSSAESNHHTPSRLMDLDRRSISSSPQLNSHSVSKPHVSSEPASTFLLYQESKRKGSSLAFLNRSVIRVESFEDRSRVPFTPQALTKPRSISFPNADTSDYENVPAISSDYENLQVPQRRPIRQAPFTDYFDRPSRALSPANDTDGYVDMSSLPGFKGKTQSPEQETESAYTEAYNVCSVAVSPQTVSVGDMRGETACEEDQGRTSEEEDGGADSIYERQHDGRSRAFYIAKELVDTERLHVKALKLLQEDFREAVGAAVGDEGEPVLDEERLREILNELPDVYTLHRRILTELENRLRHWEESQRIADIYLSRKAEFLVFTTYIGHYDRSMSLLEDSCRSSPAFAAIVHQFEQQNPAGEKLSLKHQLLQVIVRVAQYRMLLTDYLNNLSPDSKEYEDTQAAVSVISDIADQANDSIKHGENLLRLVNIEYSVRGQRDLLQPGRVFVKEGTLMKVSRKSRQPRHLFLMNDVLLYTYPQQDGKYRLKNTLSLTGLKVNKPIMEDVQNALRIEGTDISITLSASSFIEREDWFYTLSRTVIEHARGSVAFNSCSGEARDRLRLTLGEKAPTLVPVSQVMMCMNCTSDFSLTLRKHHCHGCGRIVCRSCSRNRYPLKYMKDRMAKVCDHCYKELKKRGADVSALSGKSSPRPNRSSRPLSAVFQNIHPPNIWRHRKGTASFTQVTVLEEGSISGTLQRSKKSKRNWKRLWFLLRDKEKVASESLPLLGFTVKLPDKQLGEEESNIFQLYHKNTLYYSFKAEDNYTAQRWVNAMEEATVL; encoded by the exons ACTGCACCAAGCCTTCTGTTGCTCCAAAGCCGAGGTTTGTTTGTCACGACAGCCTGAAgctttcctcctctctcatgTCTGCAGCCAGAGGTCCCAAACCTTCAATTGCCCCAAAACCTAAAGTCACACCAGAGCTTAATGACACCCAGGGAGTATGCATCAATGGCAACTTACTAAATTCAGATGGGGAGGTTGATGAAGAGTATGAGGCAGAGAACGGTCTAAAGAAAGATAAACAATTTAATTCCTACATCCTGAAATCACCACAACAAGATGCTCAGGGGACAAAGGATGAAGAGGTGatggaggaagaaaaggaagaggaagaagacatAATTCAGAAGATGGACGATGACTGGAGATTAACTGACAGCGCGCTAACAGAGGAGGTGGACTCCTTGGAAACATTTTGGGTCAGTGATGCTGGGCTCACAGCTGACTCCGAGGATGTGGTGGAGATGGTTGACACAGACGCGAAGGTGGACATGGACGCCGAAGGTTGTGACGGAGGAGAGGCCCTGGCCGACACAGATGGCCTCTCAGTGGGAGACTTTTCTGTTAATAGCATTGATGAGGAGGCAGGCTGCTATTTTGCTGAAAATCGACACATTAGGCAGATGCAGGAAAAGCTCCAGATTAAGGAGGATGAAACAGGTGATTGTACAGCAGATGATTTAAGTGAGTCCCTCACAGACGAACCTGGTGTCCTCAGCAATGAAAACATGGAAGACACTGatcagaaacatgtttttcaaaCAGATGGggaggagaaagaagaggaatCTGCTTCTGATTGTGGCATCACTTGTAACATCCTAAAGTTTAGATGTGGCCATAACATAAAGGAGAAGGGCGAAAACCTACAGAACATtagtttttatgactttatccCCGAAGACCAGAAACAGATTGAGAGACACATTGCCGTAGTGGATGATCCAACTCATGAGCCTTATTATGTCTCTTCAGAGGACATTATTAACAGAGAGATGATGCCAAGAAATAACACAGCTCATGGACAACCACAGAGTCCACTTTTGTCTCTAAACATCAGTGGATTATCAGATGGGAAATATGAGGAAACAGCAGAAAATGGACAAACACAGTGTGTTTCCTCTGAGGATTATGTGAGGGTTGGCAACAGTCTTGAGTACAGCAGCTACAACAGTTATGAAAATAAGGTAAGACCCCATCAGAAAAGTACTGAAGAACCCAAAGCTCAGACAGCGGAGGTCTTGCTCAATCATGTGGACTGCCAGCCGAGATTCAGACTGGTATCCATCTCAGTGCCGACAGACACCGACAACTCGCTGACATCTTCTCTCTCGGAATGCCAGCTGCTTTCCCCGAGTGACTCAGATGTCTTTGAGGAAGACCTGGATGGTCACATAGTGCCATTTCTGGACGACACTACTGATACAGAGCATGACATCAGTGATGAGCACGTCTATGAGGAGCCAGGGCACAGCTCTGAGGgtgaaaatgtttttccttttcacaagAGGACAACAGAGATGCGCTCCAGCTCACAGTTATATCGCATTAATAATAACGTGGCTGACATAGGAGTGCAGTTCATTCAGAGGCCCTACATGAGTGGATTTGGACAACCTGCACTGAGCAGCAGCCCAATGTTGAGCTCAATGCGGCACAAGAGCTATGGCAAACCCCATTATTTGTCCTTGTACCCCCGCTCCCTCTCCATGGAGGGACATGACATGCCTTTGGGTGTCTACAGCTACATGGATGGATCCCCAAGACAGGGAGGTGCCATTTGTTCATCTGGAAGCTTCTCACGGTGCTCACCTTTATTGTCCAGTGGCCTGTCCACACCCACTTCTGCAGTGGATATCCCACCTCCGTTTGAGCTGGCCTACATTACCAAGAGGCCCATCACAAAGAGTTCCCCCTCGCTTCTCATTGAAGGAGATTTGtcagagaaaaacaggaaaaagaaatCCTCCATTAAGCGTTTCCTGATGCTTAAATTTAGGCGGAAAACAGAGAGCAAGCCTGTGGTGGATGTCAACCCATCCTTGATTAAGTCCTCAGCAGAGTCCAACCACCACACGCCCAGCAGACTGATGGATTTAGATAGACGCAGTATCAGTAGCTCTCCACAGCTAAATTCACACTCTGTTAGTAAACCTCATGTTTCATCTGAGCCAGCCTCCACCTTCTTACTCTACCaggaaagcaaaagaaaagggAGCTCTTTGGCCTTTCTCAATCGCAGCGTTATCCGGGTGGAGTCCTTTGAGGACCGCTCCCGTGTGCCTTTCACACCTCAGGCCCTGACCAAGCCTCGCTCCATCTCTTTCCCCAACGCAGATACCTCAGACTATGAGAATGTACCTGCCATCAGCTCGGATTACGAGAACCTTCAGGTCCCACAGCGGAGGCCTATCCGCCAAGCGCCATTCACAGATTACTTTGACCGTCCCAGTCGGGCGCTGTCCCCTGCCAATGACACCGACGGTTATGTGGACATGAGCAGCCTCCCTGGGTTCAAGGGTAAAACTCAGTCACctgaacaggaaacagaaag TGCCTATACAGAAGCCTACAACGTGTGTTCGGTGGCAGTCTCTCCACAGACTGTCTCTGTGGGTGATATGAGAGGAGAGACAGCGTGTGAAGAAGACCAGGGACGCACCTCTGAGGAGGAAGACGGAGGTGCAGACAGCATTTATGAGAGACAG CATGATGGCCGATCCAGAGCCTTTTACATCGCGAAAGAGCTGGTGGATACTGAGAGATT ACATGTGAAAGCCCTTAAGCTCCTCCAGGAA GACTTTCGGGAAGCAGTGGGGGCAGCAGTCGGGGATGAGGGGGAACCTGTGTTAGACGAAGAGAGGCTTAGAgagattctcaatgagctgccTGATGTTTACACCCTGCACCGCCGAATCCTCACCGAGCTGGAGAATCGACTCCGACACTG GGAGGAGAGCCAAAGGATTGCAGACATCTACCTGTCCAGAAAAGCAGAGTTCTTGGTTTTCACCACTTATATCGGCCACTACGATCGAAGTATGAGCCTGCTGGAGGACAGCTGCCGATCCTCACCTGCCTTTGCAGCAATTGTTCACCAGTTTGAG CAGCAGAATCCAGCTGGAGAAAAATTGTCTCTGAAACATCAGCTCCTGCAGGTCATTGTGCGTGTGGCTCAGTACCGCATGCTCCTCACTG ATTACCTGAACAACCTCTCCCCCGATTCCAAGGAATATGAAGACACCCAAG ctGCTGTGTCTGTCATATCTGACATTGCAGATCAAGCAAATGACAGCATAAAACATGGG GAGAACTTGTTGCGTCTGGTCAACATAGAGTACAGTGTTCGTGGCCAGCGGGACCTGCTGCAGCCTGGCAGG gtcTTTGTGAAGGAGGGTACCCTGATGAAGGTCAGCAGGAAGAGTCGACAGCCCCGCCATCTGTTTTTG ATGAATGACGTGCTGCTGTACACCTACCCTCAGCAGGATGGGAAATACAGACTGAAGAATACACTGTCACTCACTGGCTTGAAG GTCAATAAACCCATCATGGAAGATGTCCAAAATGCACTGAGGATTGAAGGAACAGACATCTCTATCACTTTGTCTGCAAG TTCCTTCATTGAACGAGAGGACTGGTTTTACACTCTAAGCCGCACTGTGATTGAACATGCCAGGGGATCTGTAGCATTCAACAGCTGCTCAGGAGAA GCCAGAGATCGTCTGCGGCTGACTCTAGGAGAGAAAGCCCCTACACTTGTTCCAGTCTCACAAGTGATGATGTGCATGAACTGCACCTCAGATTTCAGCCTCACTCTCCGTAAACACCACTGCCATGGCTGCGGAAGA ATTGTTTGTCGGAGCTGCTCCAGGAACAGATATCCACTAAAATACATGAAAGACCGCATGGCCAAAGTGTGTGATCACTGTTACAAGGAGCTAAAGAAGAGAG GGGCAGATGTGTCTGCGCTGTCTGGTAAGAGCAGCCCTCGACCAAACCGCTCCAGTCGTCCTCTCTCTGCTGTGTTCCAAAACATTCATCCTCCTAACATCTGGAGACATCGGAAAGGCACTGCTTCCTTCACCCAG GTGACAGTGTTAGAGGAGGGATCCATTAGTGGCACTCTACAGCGCAGCAAGAAGAGCAAGAGGAACTGGAAGAGACTGTGGTTCCTACTAAGAGACAAG GAGAAAGTAGCATCTGAGAGTTTACCTCTGCTGGGCTTCACAGTGAAGCTACCTGACAAGCAGCTAGGAGAGGAGGAGTCCAACATCTTCCAGCTCTACCACAAAAACACTTTGTATTACTCCTTTAAAGCTGAGGACAACTACACAGCCCAAAG GTGGGTAAATGCCATGGAGGAAGCCACAGTTCTATAG